DNA from Leishmania donovani BPK282A1 complete genome, chromosome 34:
CGCCAGGTGCTCGTCTTCAACTGTGATGAGGGGATCGACTTCAAGTCTATGGGCCGAATTTTCACGGGCCTCGTCAAGTGCGGCGCCTGGGGCTGCTTCGACGAGTTCAACCGTCTTAAGGTCGACCAACTGTCAGCGGTCTCGCAGATGATCCAGGTCATCCAGGAAGCCCTCAAGAACGGCGACAAGGAGTGCCAGCTGCTTGGCAAGAGCATCAACGTCGACCCCAACGCTGGCATCTTCGTGACGCTGAATCCGGCCGGCAAGGGCTACGGCGGCCGGAGCAAGCTGCCAGATAACCTGAAGCAGCTCTTCCGCTCTATCTCGATGAGCGCCCCGGATAACGAGCTCATTACAGAAACGATCCTCTACAGTGAGGGGTTCGAGAACGCGACGCAGCTGGCGACCAAGGTTGTCGAGACCTTCACGCTGTGCAGTCAGCTCCTGTCCCACCAACAGCACTACGACTGGGGACTGCGCGCCATGAAAGCGGTTCTGCGCCTTGGCGGCACGCTCGTCCACGACTTCTTGATGGAGCGGGTGGCAGGCAAGGTTCAACTGTCTGCGGAGCAGATTCTGCAGAAGGAGAGTGAGATCCTGATCAAGTCGCTTCGAGTCAACACGCTGTCCAAGCTCACCTTCGACGACGCCGTAATCTTCAACACCCTCCTCAGCGACATATTTCCTGGTATTCCGGTGCTGGAAATCGACTACCAGAAGTTGCGACCAGCCATCGAGGAGTCCATCAAGGAGCTCAGGCtgcaggtggtggaggcaCAGATCCAGAAGATTCTCCAACTGTAcgaggcactgcagcagcgcatgggTGTCGTGCTTGTCGGACCAAGCGGGAGCGGCAAGAGTACCCTCatgaaggtgctgcgccgtgcgctgcagcggctcggcacgAAGGTGCCGCTCTACGTCGTGAACCCGAAGGCTTTACCgcgtgagcagctgctcggccaCATGGACCCTGACACTCGCGAGTGGTTCGACGGTGTCCTCACGGACGCGGCGAGGAAAgtggtgaaggaggaggcgtcggcgcggtCGTGGATCGTTTGCGACGGCGACATCGATCCGGCGTGGGTGGAGTCGCTGAACTCGGTGCTGGACGATAACAAGCTACTGACGATGCCGAACGGCGTGCGAGTACAGTTTGGCGACAACGTGAACTTCCTCTTCGAGACACACAGCCTCGAGTTTGCTTCGCCGGCCACGGTGTCGCGCATGGGCATCATCTACCTCTccgaggaggacgtggaCCCGAAGATGACGGTTGCCTCGTGGCTGGCAGAGCAACCAGAGgagttgcagcagcagctgcggcagtggatCGACGCCTACTTCTACAAGGCGATCGACTTGCTGCTCTCTTCCGGGGATCTTGTCGTGGGGACGACGCGGACAGGACTCGTGATGTCCGGGCTCGTGCAGATGAGGAACTGCACGACGAAGAAACAGTttgtgctggcgctgctctaCGGACTGGGCTCCTACTTGCCGGATGAGACGCGGCGCACGTACGCGAAAGATATCCTCCTCCTAGCCGAGGAGCGGGCCCCGGATGCGAAAAACCCGCTGGACTTCCGGTACGACGAGGATCGGCAGGACTACGTCTCACTGGAGTtcgtgccggcggcggacCTCGCCATCGACGACCTGTACCGCCATCCGATGGTGTCGACGGTGGAATGCCAGCGCGCGCTGGATGTGATGCGGGCGTGGACGAAGCCGACGAGCCCGGGCGTGTACCGTCCCTTCATCTTGGTCGGCCCGGAGGGGTGTGGCAAGACGATGCTGCTAAACAATCTGTTTATGAGCACGACCAGCACACGCGTCGCGAGCATCAACTGCTCGGCACAGACGGAGGCAATACACGTTATTCAAAAGCTGAGGCAGGCGTGCTCCATCTTTAACTCGAACCAAGGCAAGGTGCTCCGGCccaaggaggcggagcggcttATTCTCCTCCTGAAGGACCTCAACCTGCCAAAGCCGGACCGCTACGGCAGCGTCCAGCTGCACTCCTTTCTCCAGCAGCTTATCCTGTACAACGGTTTCTACGACGCGGAACTCGAGTGGGTCACGGTCGAGCGGGTGCAGATCGTGGGAAGCATAAGCCCGCTCGGCAGCATGGGCCGCCACCCCGTCGCGCCGCGCTTCCTAGCGATCACGTCCGTCTTGAGCATCTCATACCCTTccaaggaggcgctgcagcaggtgtaCTCGGAGTTCATCAAGGTCATGCTCGAAAGTGGACGGCTGAAGCTGAACATGCCGAACAAGGGGGCGGCCGACTTGGCCCGCGGTGTCACCACCATCTACGAgaccgtcgccgcgcgctgcacggTGGACGTGGCGTCGCACTATGTCTTCAACCCACGAGACATCACCCTGTGGGTGTTGAACTTGCTGAACTACGACACCCCCAACATCGCTGACGTCCTTGCATACGAGGCGCGGCGCATCTTTGTCGACCGCCTGGTGACTGTCGAGGAGCGTATGCGCCTGGCCAAGGTCATCCGCGATAACGTGACGCTGCTTGTCGGCCACCGTGACGCGCCGTCAGAGAAGGAGAGCATTTACTACGTGTCATGGCTGGACGCGACGCGCGTCGGCAAGAAGCGGCTGTCGGGTACTACGCTCGAGGAAGTGAAAACGTCCGCGGAAGCGTTCGCCCTCAACTACTCTCGCGAGAACGCCGGGCTCAACGTGCAGCTTATCCcggaggtgtgcgcgtggaTCGCCCGCGTCGACCGCGTGCTGTCGCAGGAACGCGGCAACCTAATGCTGGTGGCGCGCgccggtgtgtgcgcgccgcagATCGTGCGTCTCGTCGCGTACAACAACCGAACAGAGGTTGTGACGCTCGGCATCACGCGCGAGTACGGCGTCAAGCAATTCACCGCAGAGCTGAAGAGTGTCATGACGAaggcgggggtggaggggcagagcgttgtgctgctgctcgaggacTTCAACTTCTTCCATCCCTACTTCCTTGAGACGGTCAACTCGCTGCTCTCATCTGGCGAGGTCGCCGGACTCTTCACCCAGGAGGAGCAGGACGCGTTGCTGAACCCCCTAAAGGACGAGgcagcgggggagggcaTGAGCACCTACAACTTCTTTGTCGACCGCATTGCCCGCTATCTGCACATCGTTGTTGTCATGGACCCGACAAACCGCAACTACgagctgcagtgccgcgccAACCCCGCCCTCTTCACTCGCTGCAACGTGTACTGGATGGGGACGTGGGACAGCAGCAGTCTCAAGGTGATACCGCGCATCATGATCGCTGACGTCTACAAGGCGCTCGACCAGCGCGAGGACAAGAAAGAGTTCAGCCTGACGACGGAGCTCGTGCACTTGCACCGCTCCTTCGGAGAAAAGTTCGCTCCGCAGCACTTTAAGGTTCTGTGCGAGACTTTCGATCATGTGTTTCAGGAGAAGAGCCGCCAGGTCGCGGACGGGCTAGCTCGACTGAAGAGCGGCGTCAGAAAGCTCGACGAGGCGCAGGAGAACGTCGACAAGATCGCGACGGATGTGACTGAGAaaaagcagctgctggaagTGAAGCAGCAAGAGGCCGACGACGCGCTGAAGGAGATCCAGAAGCGAATGGAGGAAGCTGGCAACCAGAAGCGCAGTATCCACAAGATGCAGAAGGAGCTCGACAAAGAGCAGTCGGCAATTCAGGAGCGCAAGGTCGTCATCGAGGGCCGGCTGAGCGGCATTCAGCTGGTGTTGGACGCCGCCCTGTCGGCTGTCAGCTCCATCCGCTCCGACCACTTGACGGAGCTGCGCTCCATGGCCaagccgccggcagcggtgcagtgTGTCATGCAAGGTGTCGTGCTGCTGATTGAGGCGGGAAAGGGTGCCGAAGCGGCTACGTGGCCTGCCATACGCAAAGTCCTGGCTGGTGACATCAAGGGTCAGATTCTCAACTACGACATCGAcaacgtcggcgccgccgcccggaCGCAGGTGGAGAAATTCATTGCCTCCAACGTCGAGTACTTCAAGCGCGAAACCATTGCCCGCGCCTCCAAGGCTGCGGCACCGATGGCAGAGTGGCTCAAGGCAGTGGTCGAGTACAGCAAGGTGCtggagacggtggcgccgatgcgGGACGAGCTGAAGGAGTACGAGGCTAACCTGCAGAAGGGCCAAGAGGAGATGACCAAGTACGAGGGCAAGCTGAAAAAGGTGGAGAAGAAGGTGGAGGAGCTCAAGGGCAAGTTCGGCGAGAAGACGgtcgaggcggagcggctcAAGGACAAGCTGGAGCAGGCCGAGCAACTGCTCGAGAACGCCCAGGAGCTGCTGTCGAAGCTAGGGGATGAGCACACGCGCTGGACGGCGCAGATGAAGGCGATCAAGCAGGACTCGTACTTCTTGCCGAAGCGCTGcctgctcgccgccggcgttATCACCTACCTCGGCGAGGACCCAGAAGAcacgcgccgcgccacctTGTCGGAGTGGAAGGAACGGGTGAAGCTGCACGACTTCAACTTCTTCACATTTCTGCGCGATGAGAGCGTTCAGCTGCACTACAAGGCCGAGGGCCTACCGGGCGACGAGCTCTCCATGGACAATGCCGTCATGATTCACGAGCAGGTGAACACGCCGCTCATCAAGGACCCCTCTGGTCAGGCGGTGGGGTGGCTGCAGGCGAACCTGAAGAAGCagaaggcggtggtggatgTCTGCAGCATCTCCGAGGACCGCCTCGTCTCCGCGCtcgagctggcgctgcggttTGGGAAGAGGTTTATCGTGTCGGATGTGGACAGGGTGGAGCCGTTTCTGTACCCTATTCTCCGCAAGGAGTTCCACAACGAAGGCACAAAGCGCGTCATTCAGATTGGCGACCGCCGCACCGTCGACTACGCGGATGGCTTCCAGCTGTACCTCGTCACGCGAAGCACGGACCTGCATGTGCCGCCGGATATCATCAGCTACCTCACACCCATTAGCTTCACCATCACGCAGAGTGGGCTGGAGGGGCAGTTCCTCGGCATCACGATCCAGcacgagcagccgcagctggagaaggagaagctcGACATGCtcgagaaggaggagggcctCAAGATGCAGCTGgcagagctggaggagcggctgctgacGAACCTTGCCAACTCGGAAGGGTCGCTGCTAGAGGACACAACGCTGATTGAGTCGCTGAATCAGATTAAGTCACAAGCGAGCTACATCACCACGGCGTTAGAGCAGTCGAAAGTGGTGCAGGAGGACCTCGATAGAAAGCGGAACGTCTACCGCCccttcgccaccaccgccagctcCGTCTTTTTTCTGACCAAGAGTCTGGAGGAGCTCTCGCACATGTATCAGTTCTCCTTCCAGCTCTTTCTCGACCTCTTCCTGCGGGCGCTGAAACGGCACAAGGACCTGCGCACCGACCCTGAGACAAAgatcgcggcgctgcaggagacgTTCATCCAGATCACTGTGTCCGCCATTGCGCAGTCGCTCTTCAAGGAGCACCGCGTCGTGTACGGCATCCACCTGTGCCGCAACATTCACCacggcgcctgcaccgcggcCGAGTGGGACTTCTTCATGGACAAGGCGATTGCCGCGGAGGAAAAGCGgaaggaggtgcgcgtgccgaCCTTTGTACTGCCGGACAGCGTGCAGACATTCCGCACCTTTGCGGCGCTGTTCCCCGACCTGGTCTCGAAGGCGCGCTTTCAGGAGGCAGACGTGTGGCTGCAATGGATGCGCGCCGCGACCCCGGAGTCGGAGTACCCTGACTTCCTCAAGTCACTCACGCACTttcagcggctgctgctcatgaAGACGCTTCGCAGCGACcgcctcatcgccgccatGAACGCGGTGGCGTGTACGCTGCTGAAGGTCGACTCCCTTGGCGAGAACGGCACCCTTGTCTCCGCCGTCGAGCAGTCCGACGCGAACCGCCCTGTCCTGGTGATCACATCCGCTGGTGCAGACCCCTCACAGGAGTTGCAGTCCATCGCCCGTGAAACGATGGGCCGAACGCGGTTTCACCAGCTCGCCATGGGCAGCGGACAGACGGACGAGGCaatgcggctgctgcgcgagtcTGCCGTGAAGGGCGATTGGCTCTTCTTAAAGAACCTACACCTCGTCATTCCGTGggtgtcgcagctgcagaaggagctGATGGTGCTCAAGCCAGACGCGTCGTTCCGGCTCTTCCTCACAAGCGAGGCGCACGACGAGTTCCCGTCGATGCTGCTGGGCCAGTCTCTGAAGATCACATTCGAGCCACCGCCAGGGATCAAGCAAAACCTGCTGCGCACCTACAGTGGCTGGGACGCCGCCTTTGTGAACGAGAAGGACGAAAAGCAGCGTCAGCTCCtcttcgcggcggcagcgctgcaggcgatTGTTCAGGAGCGTCGCTCCTACGTACCGCAGGGCTGGACGAAGGACTACGAAGTCACTGCGGCAGACCTCAAGGCGTCCGTCGACATTGTACTCCATCAGTCGGCGTGCGGCGACATTGACTGGTACTCCATCCGCGGCATCCTCAACGATGCCATCTACGGCGGCAAGATGGAGACGCCCTTCGACAAGCGCATCATGGCAACCTACGTTGACAAGATGTTCCGCGTCAACTGCATGGCCGGCACGAAGCAGCAGGAACCGCTGTtccaccacacacgcattCCAAGTGGTGATTACGCCGAGTTCATGAAAGTCATCAAGAAACTGCCGGACAGCGATATCCCCGTTCTTttctcgctgccgcccaaCGCCGACCGGGCGGTGCAACTGTCGCGAGTGCGTGCCCTCACCGGCgacctgcagcgcatcagTGAGTCCTACAGTGAGGCGGCGTTGGACCGCGAAGCTTGGGCCGCGCGACTGACACCAGTCCTCGACACCTGGGCTGCTTTGACGGCCCGGCACGCCGACATACTCGTGCCTCTGCCGTCCGCCCCGCCCAGCCCGTCGGCCCATTCcacgcccgccgctgcgcgaaAGCCGCTGGAGCGCTTTCTCGAAGCCGAACATTTGACGGCACTGCGCTTGGTGACTCAGGTCAACGTGGCGGTGAGCGATCTTCGAAAGGTGATCGACGGTGGTGCCCTGCTCACGGAGAACCGTCGCACGGAGGCTGCCGCGATGATCCTCGGTGACGTCCCGGCCAGCTGGGAAGGTCACTTCCCCAGCGCGGCTCGCATTTCCACCTGGATGCAGGCGCTGGTCAGCAAGGCCGTCACCATCGGCGAGTGGCAGAAGATGATGGCGAACGGCACCTTCACAAGTGCCACACTCGACCTCTCCAAATTCATGCGGGCAAAGACTTTCCTGaatgcgctgcggcaggagaCAGCGCACGCCATCCGGCAGCCGCTAGtgtcgctggtgctggtggcgacCACGTCTACGCCCCCAGCCGACGCGCCATTAGTGACGGCCCTGGAGGGGCTCATGCTGCAGGGTGCTGTGCTGGACGACGCGGATCTATTAGAGtccatcgccaccgctgaTGAGCCGGCGTTTTTTCCCATCAAGAAGGCCTTTGCTGCGTGGatggcatcgccgccgatgcTCAAGGCCTCGGTGCGAGTGCCTGTCTACGCGAACACCACAAAGGAGGACTACGTCTGCGACTTCGTGCTCCCGTGCGCGGACGAAGTAGCCGCGCAGAACTTTGTGCTCTCTGGCGTGTCGATCGTGCTGGAGCAGTAGAGCCACACACAGCCGCATCGCTCgcggttttttttttcatgcgtctgtgcgtgtgcgttgggGCTTCGCTAGCCCCAGAGGTTGCTCGCCTGCTTTCTATTCTCCACCCGTCTCTTTTTCCTCGCACCACGAGCTGCGACAGAGCGCAACCGTTGCGCACCGACTGCCGGTGCTCTTGTAGCccgtttttctctctttttttctccccctcGGACGCGTTGAGTTTTGCagctcttctcctccgcgtcgtctCCGCCTGGGCAGTGCTTCATGGGTTGTCTGGGACAACCTGCACGCGATCGCTCGGTCGCCCTCTGTGGACCccgttggtggtggtggtgagcggTCGCTGCGTCTGGTGTGAGACGGCGCTCGCTTGCTTTGCGTTAGCTGTTCAGCGCATCAACGCGACTGTATCTTGACCTGGTGTAGACGGGGGTCGCGAACAAAACTAAAAGAGTCGGGCGCCTGGAAGATGCATATCGCATGCGGTCGTCAAGGTTGGTGAGTTGGTGCGTGCATGTATATGGCGAGGGCGGCCCAcgcacgccccccccctcccccctagCACGGCGCCAGTCGTGCCGCGGGGCATACCGCTCATCAACGCCACGTTTCCTCTTCCAAGCGCGGACGCCGTGCCCTATCTGCGTTGGGTGTGTGTATTCTTTTTGGCTGTCTTCTTTGTGCAATGTGAACGCTGCCGATGTACTCATACAAGCATGtaagcacacacgcatgcatacATGACGGTGCTGATCACAGTGTGTCgatcccccctcctcccttcggCAAACAAGCACGCCAGCAAGATCGCGGTGCCTTCGTTAGAGCGTGCCTAtgtttgcgcgtgtgccttgGTGTCGATCTCGGCGATTTGCTGCGGAATCACCGCCGAAGGCCACTATTGACGAGCACTTGGTGATCATTAGCGAGTGCCGAAGCGTCGGCCTTGCCGGTAAAGAGCAGTGGTCTGCCGTGTTGCCGTGGGGCCACACGCGCCTTCCCTCGCCCGACTCTACCCCCGGCTGTCTTGTGCTTTCTTCTGCCCACTCTCCACTCACCTCCCATCCCATCGTCGCTGATAGTGAAGtacacgaacacacacacacacacacacacaccgcacaTACCGCGTCTATCAGCCTGGACGGTAACGCACTGTTTCGTGTCATGTACGGTGACAAGGGCCCGCCCAAGGGATACAGTGTCCCTCGGTTCGACACCAACGCCAGCAAGCGATGCCAGACATGTTCAAGCACGGAGCATTGGACCTTTGAGTGTCCACTGAAAAAATCGGCCACATCGTCTGCCAAGaagggcgccgccgcgacggtgAAGCTAAGCCCGAGTCAGATGCTCAGGTACGGGATAAAGCGGAAATCTGCCAATTTTGTCCCAGAGCCCACGGAGCGCGAGGTGTTCGATGCGGAGCTGAGGGAGCTGCGCAACATGCTGACGGCGGAGGTTCGCCAGGAGCTCAAGGCGAAAAAGTTTGCGGCACACAAGAGTGGGAATGACTGCAAGATGCAcgaggcaccgctgccctctGCGGCACCCAAAAAAGAGTCGCCGTCCGACCCCGTCAAGATCAAGAAGGAGCGtacggaggagaaggagtgATGGGCGGGGTAGAGGAGCTCAGAAGACAGCGCCAGTCCTTGGATAGGTGCTGACGCGCGACACAAGCAGCTCGTGAGCCACAATCAggtcgctctcgctcgctcttttGGCCATTTGCCGTGACCTAAAGGCGTCGCTCCTTCTCCCACGCACCTgctcgcctccctcgctgcaTGAGGGACAGCGGCAGGCAGGTGGTCTCCATCGTCTTGCATGTGCGAGAGTCGGAAAGTCAAAAGAAGAAAATAACAAgagcaggaaaaaaaaaggctcTGCCTGCGCGTGACGTCTTTCGAAGGGCGAAGAGGCACTtgcgcggaggtgctgctccaCAGTGCCTCTTGGCCCCGCGACCGTGATGCTGATAGGAGTTGCGCGGAGCAAGGCAGGGTcgcttccccctctccttcgtcTGTTGCTCTTGTCATGCTGTGTGCAGCTGTATATCAGAGCTCCGTGCAAAcccctctctcgttctctctcttgctcgcatgtttctcctcctcttgcgtcgccttttttctttttttttttctttgcatCGGGTGCATCTTCTCTTGTCGGacgctcgctgccgccatgacgacggcgctggatAGGAACTGAATACCACAGGAGCGCCTGCCGCTCCACCCtgcttcctcccttcctACACTCAGCATTGTTGTATATGTAGCGGCACGTATTCAAGTATACGGACGTCAACGCACGCGCAATATGCTGGTTGCGCGTTTTGGCCGTCAACGTAGatttcctcttttttctttctcatAATGAGTTCTAGGATGTTCTGGCGCGatgtgcgccgccacggccgacCGCTCAGCTTAGGGCTTCTCATTCTCCACATACTCACCGTAACACACTGGTGGATGGTGACCATGTATCTCCCACGCAGCAACAGTTCAAGTCTGCCCCTCATCCCGGACCACAAtgatgcagcgctgcccagCGTGTCACAGGAATCATGGTGGGCGAAACTGCGAAAACAGACCCCACCACCGTTCTCTCAtcgaccgccgccgcctctgcacaACGAGGAGCCGACTCTGCCGCCGGAGCGAGTAGCTGTTatctccacctccgccccctcTGTGCCTCCGCGGCCGTCTGTGACAAGCACTGCGCCGCCTACCGAAGCGGAAGAGCGCGCGGAAGGCGTTCCCCCTTCGCCACCGAAGCGGATTAGTGGGCTTGGCATCTCGACGACCAGCGTTTCGCCGACTCTCTCCCCGGACgacaccatcgccgcctttTACGCGCAGCTCGCCGTCTTCGAGGCGAATTTGCAGGTCAAGGATGTAAAGGGCAACCCCGATCAGCCTACCAAGGACTTCGTCGACATCGACGCAGACGATGAAATCGGAGTACCCCTCCCGTACGACCCGTACTACATCGAGGACCCTGCTCGTTGGACGGCGTGCGACCCTCGCAacgcctccttctctgttGAGCGGGACCGGCTGTGCCAGGAGTACCTGCGCAATCACAACAACATGCGTAGTATAAAGGCGATGTCGTCGAAGCTTCTGCAGGGCCGCACTATCAAGATGCAAATCACGTACGCGCACAACGACCTCAAAACCATTGTAAAGCTGTCGCAGCGAAAGTTTATCTACGAGGCCGTCAGCGAGTACTGGGCCTACTCCTTTGACCGCGCGCTCGAGTTCAACCGGGTGC
Protein-coding regions in this window:
- a CDS encoding dynein heavy chain, putative, which encodes MSLSQATKDCVTAVRKAVKKRICGDVVSEERIGAVLQLQLPATAASEAEVAQILLSAMVKAACGAQRGSTKLPNGEVIVDGTAPLALHSFAEVVRVSTFRFQDLPAGNPALRLVAEATYTRHLQRSSELSVQCIHNFPPCLLGEALSRFDVSVGGYVVLSLSVDKDRGIQLRLFTTAIDAVMACMCSTSFTAEVLPRKWASRDTLQPPQLLEMLEEVQMAISEYWNDSAQDDHARSVAVFLMRSVGTDICEYFGTKAAAAGGLFRGEKKVLEEAHVCCEEWLNTCARLTTIDWGAVWRDRYEDAALVCVRDRLRTTLALRGIIEEIRELLGASDFRALKTDALWDVFDDVDVMDPSSGAQSEWGGALAAYYRRLEPIEQRCAGVLRDLFATRAGLAPQAILHEFSGYCHLMKRPIISRELVTERDGLLAKLNDRLDAIRLEYTRRAESTEDELVLEEEDRRCQAGRFFPGVVNNIIWLRQLRGRVEENIAMCTSILVDLPTASAFVASANQLLDELHDYEQECYRNWVADVEDKSDALTLDADAPLMEIDAKGRVDVNYAERLVQLLKEVRVLGAIGFHIPRTIARLAQQGAQFLPMGVALKQVANTYNSMAADIIPCTRAMLLEPAVSFEKIITASGEKKLTWRSKKEAARFIERLQSAAQSLTEFNRRLHKTHHEIEGMVVELLDISLLRSRDRWLSKARQIREKIETSGFQNTESWRHFWDMQLYKAMEAQYQLGLESLNEAVEEIKADIVYHAESGQAALRPPLEVLRLQYYQRISDFITFPRRFQGCGKEGVFHEMPSRNAHGIYVVLQSAGQLFKRVMHELKRFSPYLVIGRCGLDGNPSLEEIVGKSLTEVQHWEQSVRLLKQKSKDINSEDLFIRCGCITLCTAAIKGAVEVHLVRLTDALKVTLKQSAEKHLNSINDYLAKAAKCLDSKMTKLGEIGQANLLYGELMEQRPAMEVEFYHFYNKNVLLQNMTGTPGLDFTKTKDRWTNFMKRLDSHEKEVDEQLNRIQENVSSSVREWERDSVRFTTRWHELKPKELTAHKPLAFVMKKKEELQALKERGEECKKQCEYFHLDEPDLQPIEDAEADIEDYLKMWSMLGDFQLQVQELCKEPWISFCAKVYRFEDFVKLWQGQLKEIPANSVTVHIRTILDNWSRCVPLLKYVRGEGFTSAHWTELFQLLKLRSLTQDTVKFGQILDRYEDILKNEGPIKKLHSRAQGEAQIREALDDVRAWGTGARFALTPHQDRAGVVLITDWKDTMSALSDNRALLLSMKESPYFGLFSNDATKWEERLSTLDEYLRHMNQIQRKWVYLEPIFRRGALPHEKQRFDRIDSAYLTVMKAVENDTRLMALAEHTEFKATLHDVSEQLERCQKALNEYLESKRDGFPRFYFISDDDLLEILAQSKNPSVIQSHLKKLFMGIHSVQFDAQRENILQIQSLEGEVVTLLKPVRVTEEVEAWLSQLDAGVKAALKAHVAQCVAKADIGTYASQVLCTAEMITFTRKVETAIRDPIGSAAALQKLKSQLQTRLRELTAYAGGNSDALVGIKLKALIMDLIHNIEVVQLLIANGVDKESHWLWKKQLRFYLDNTQQCVLRMVDAEFRYSYEYQGNAPKLVHTPLTDCCYLTLTQGMRLGYGGNPYGPAGTGKTESVKALGNAMGRQVLVFNCDEGIDFKSMGRIFTGLVKCGAWGCFDEFNRLKVDQLSAVSQMIQVIQEALKNGDKECQLLGKSINVDPNAGIFVTLNPAGKGYGGRSKLPDNLKQLFRSISMSAPDNELITETILYSEGFENATQLATKVVETFTLCSQLLSHQQHYDWGLRAMKAVLRLGGTLVHDFLMERVAGKVQLSAEQILQKESEILIKSLRVNTLSKLTFDDAVIFNTLLSDIFPGIPVLEIDYQKLRPAIEESIKELRLQVVEAQIQKILQLYEALQQRMGVVLVGPSGSGKSTLMKVLRRALQRLGTKVPLYVVNPKALPREQLLGHMDPDTREWFDGVLTDAARKVVKEEASARSWIVCDGDIDPAWVESLNSVLDDNKLLTMPNGVRVQFGDNVNFLFETHSLEFASPATVSRMGIIYLSEEDVDPKMTVASWLAEQPEELQQQLRQWIDAYFYKAIDLLLSSGDLVVGTTRTGLVMSGLVQMRNCTTKKQFVLALLYGLGSYLPDETRRTYAKDILLLAEERAPDAKNPLDFRYDEDRQDYVSLEFVPAADLAIDDLYRHPMVSTVECQRALDVMRAWTKPTSPGVYRPFILVGPEGCGKTMLLNNLFMSTTSTRVASINCSAQTEAIHVIQKLRQACSIFNSNQGKVLRPKEAERLILLLKDLNLPKPDRYGSVQLHSFLQQLILYNGFYDAELEWVTVERVQIVGSISPLGSMGRHPVAPRFLAITSVLSISYPSKEALQQVYSEFIKVMLESGRLKLNMPNKGAADLARGVTTIYETVAARCTVDVASHYVFNPRDITLWVLNLLNYDTPNIADVLAYEARRIFVDRLVTVEERMRLAKVIRDNVTLLVGHRDAPSEKESIYYVSWLDATRVGKKRLSGTTLEEVKTSAEAFALNYSRENAGLNVQLIPEVCAWIARVDRVLSQERGNLMLVARAGVCAPQIVRLVAYNNRTEVVTLGITREYGVKQFTAELKSVMTKAGVEGQSVVLLLEDFNFFHPYFLETVNSLLSSGEVAGLFTQEEQDALLNPLKDEAAGEGMSTYNFFVDRIARYLHIVVVMDPTNRNYELQCRANPALFTRCNVYWMGTWDSSSLKVIPRIMIADVYKALDQREDKKEFSLTTELVHLHRSFGEKFAPQHFKVLCETFDHVFQEKSRQVADGLARLKSGVRKLDEAQENVDKIATDVTEKKQLLEVKQQEADDALKEIQKRMEEAGNQKRSIHKMQKELDKEQSAIQERKVVIEGRLSGIQLVLDAALSAVSSIRSDHLTELRSMAKPPAAVQCVMQGVVLLIEAGKGAEAATWPAIRKVLAGDIKGQILNYDIDNVGAAARTQVEKFIASNVEYFKRETIARASKAAAPMAEWLKAVVEYSKVLETVAPMRDELKEYEANLQKGQEEMTKYEGKLKKVEKKVEELKGKFGEKTVEAERLKDKLEQAEQLLENAQELLSKLGDEHTRWTAQMKAIKQDSYFLPKRCLLAAGVITYLGEDPEDTRRATLSEWKERVKLHDFNFFTFLRDESVQLHYKAEGLPGDELSMDNAVMIHEQVNTPLIKDPSGQAVGWLQANLKKQKAVVDVCSISEDRLVSALELALRFGKRFIVSDVDRVEPFLYPILRKEFHNEGTKRVIQIGDRRTVDYADGFQLYLVTRSTDLHVPPDIISYLTPISFTITQSGLEGQFLGITIQHEQPQLEKEKLDMLEKEEGLKMQLAELEERLLTNLANSEGSLLEDTTLIESLNQIKSQASYITTALEQSKVVQEDLDRKRNVYRPFATTASSVFFLTKSLEELSHMYQFSFQLFLDLFLRALKRHKDLRTDPETKIAALQETFIQITVSAIAQSLFKEHRVVYGIHLCRNIHHGACTAAEWDFFMDKAIAAEEKRKEVRVPTFVLPDSVQTFRTFAALFPDLVSKARFQEADVWLQWMRAATPESEYPDFLKSLTHFQRLLLMKTLRSDRLIAAMNAVACTLLKVDSLGENGTLVSAVEQSDANRPVLVITSAGADPSQELQSIARETMGRTRFHQLAMGSGQTDEAMRLLRESAVKGDWLFLKNLHLVIPWVSQLQKELMVLKPDASFRLFLTSEAHDEFPSMLLGQSLKITFEPPPGIKQNLLRTYSGWDAAFVNEKDEKQRQLLFAAAALQAIVQERRSYVPQGWTKDYEVTAADLKASVDIVLHQSACGDIDWYSIRGILNDAIYGGKMETPFDKRIMATYVDKMFRVNCMAGTKQQEPLFHHTRIPSGDYAEFMKVIKKLPDSDIPVLFSLPPNADRAVQLSRVRALTGDLQRISESYSEAALDREAWAARLTPVLDTWAALTARHADILVPLPSAPPSPSAHSTPAAARKPLERFLEAEHLTALRLVTQVNVAVSDLRKVIDGGALLTENRRTEAAAMILGDVPASWEGHFPSAARISTWMQALVSKAVTIGEWQKMMANGTFTSATLDLSKFMRAKTFLNALRQETAHAIRQPLVSLVLVATTSTPPADAPLVTALEGLMLQGAVLDDADLLESIATADEPAFFPIKKAFAAWMASPPMLKASVRVPVYANTTKEDYVCDFVLPCADEVAAQNFVLSGVSIVLEQ